In a single window of the Tribolium castaneum strain GA2 chromosome 8, icTriCast1.1, whole genome shotgun sequence genome:
- the ClC-a gene encoding chloride channel protein 2 isoform X2: MATANPDETDKDRYGLGYQNTVMYGRYSRQLGEFAKLEGLRQAEKRRLKEDRARKKELRGYQGKLAKAVSFLWKHTFARLGEDWVFLALLGVIMAVLSFIMDRGISLCNWARIWLYNDLNGQPFAQYAAWVSLPVCLILFSAGFVHLVAPQSIGSGIPEMKTILRGVALKEYLTFRTLVAKVIGLTATLGSGLPLGKEGPFVHIASISATLLSKLVTGFQGIYENENRTTEMLAAACAVGVGSCFAAPVGGVLFSIEVTTVYFAVRNYWRGFFAAVCGATIFRLLAVWFDRADTVTAVFKTSFQMDFPFDPQELFVFALIGAFCGLGGAFYVWMHRQYVMFMRNSKTINSFLQKNRFLYPAIVSLLVSTVSFPLGTGQYFAGDLTTHEQVMDLFSNFTWTTDNLSADQHNVLKHWQTPHTGVFVSLISYVAFTFIFSIICSTIPVPSGSFIPVFKIGAGFGRLVGELMHMWFPSGMRYGGQIATIIPGGYATVGAAAFSGAVTHTISVSVIVFEMTGQISHIIPIMIAVLISNAIASLLAPSIYDSIILIKKLPYLPDLLPSSSGMYKVYVEDFMVRDVRYIFNNMTYDQLKTLLKENRKLQSFPLVDNHDNMILLGSIQRLQLIQLIEKHIGRERRLQVAAIRQREAEERAREEAERKAEERKRRPSRFQVVPAPDVLGVKQMSENQLNVDKPTFHPVFGSQPKKSILKKTNSFTLKGFSPFISTSPGSTPYTTVTGAESRIRLAFEAIFRKSAQLQDVENNDSSPVLNSAGGSMDNKVQIIPMSPSTSKKVQLPKERVCDMSPEDQRIWEEEQMQLPVDFTSCHIDPAPFQLVEKTSLLKVHSLFSMVGVNHAYVTAIGKLVGVVGLKDLRKAIEDANSGNLPRQSVETNSNGNVGTIGDNGDLDNEAAQALVSKV; encoded by the exons atggCGACCGCAAATCCTGATGAAACCGACAAGGATCGCTATGGATTGGGATACCAGAATACAGTG ATGTATGGCCGATACAGTCGGCAATTGGGCGAGTTTGCGAAGCTAGAAGGGCTCAGACAGGCCGAAAAGAGGCGACTGAAGGAGGATAGGGCCCGCAAAAAGGAGCTGAGGGGCTATCAAG GAAAGCTCGCCAAGGCCGTGTCGTTCCTATGGAAGCACACTTTCGCGCGCTTGGGCGAGGACTGGGTGTTTTTGGCGCTGTTGGGGGTCATAATGGCCGTGCTCAGCTTTATAATGGATCGGGGGATTTCCCTGTGTAATTGGGCGCGAATTTGGCTTTACAATGATTTAAATGGACAGCCGTTTGCGCAATATGCGGCTTGGGTGTCTTTGCCggtttgtttgattttgtttagtGCTGGGTTTGTGCATTTGGTGGCGCCGCAGTCGATAG GTTCGGGGATTCCCGAAATGAAGACAATCCTCCGCGGCGTCGCCCTCAAAGAATACTTAACGTTCCGTACTCTCGTCGCCAAAGTAATCGGCCTCACCGCCACCCTCGGCAGCGGCCTTCCCCTGGGCAAAGAGGGCCCTTTCGTCCACATCGCCAGCATTTCTGCCACTCTTTTGAGCAAACTCGTGACCGGCTTTCAGGGCATTTACGAAAACGAGAACCGCACCACTGAAATGCTCGCCGCCGCCTGCGCCGTGGGGGTGGGCAGCTGCTTCGCCGCCCCCGTGGGCGGCGTCCTCTTCAGCATCGAGGTCACGACGGTCTACTTCGCCGTCCGCAACTACTGGCGCGGTTTTTTCGCCGCCGTCTGCGGCGCCACCATCTTCCGCCTGTTGGCGGTTTGGTTCGACAGGGCTGACACCGTCACCGCCGTGTTCAAGACCAGCTTCCAGATGGACTTCCCGTTCGACCCTCAGGAGCTGTTCGTTTTCGCCCTGATTGGGGCGTTCTGCGGGCTGGGGGGCGCGTTCTACGTGTGGATGCACCGCCAATACGTCATGTTTATGCGAAATAGCAAAACCATTAATAGTTTCTTGCAGAAAAA TCGTTTCCTGTATCCTGCCATTGTGAGTCTTCTAGTCTCGACTGTTTCGTTTCCGTTAGGGACGGGACAGTATTTTGCGGGCGATTTGACAACGCATGAACAAGTCATGGATTTGTTTAGCAATTTTACGTGGACTACCGATAATTTATCGGCTGATCAGCATAACGTTTTGAAGCATTGGCAAACGCCGCACACTGGGGTCTTCGTCAGCTTGATTTCCTATGTGGCGTTTACG ttCATCTTCAGCATCATCTGCTCCACCATCCCCGTCCCCAGCGGCAGTTTCATCCCCGTTTTTAAAATTGGCGCCGGTTTCGGCCGCCTCGTGGGCGAACTGATGCACATGTGGTTCCCCAGCGGGATGCGCTACGGGGGCCAAATCGCCACCATCATCCCCGGGGGCTACGCCACCGTGGGGGCGGCCGCCTTCAGCGGCGCCGTCACCCACACCATCTCCGTCTCCGTCATAGTTTTCGAAATGACAGGACAAATATCGCACATCATCCCAATCATGATCGCCGTTTTAATATCAAACGCAATCGCTAGTCTTCTAGCCCCCAGCATTTACGACtcgattattttgataaaaaaattgccctATTTGCCCGACCTGTTGCCCAGCAGCAGCGGCATGTACAAAGTGTACGTGGAGGATTTTATGGTGCGTGATGTTCGCTACATTTTCAATAACATGACCTACGACCAATTAAAAACATTGCTGAAGGAGAATCGCAAATTGCAAAGCTTCCCATTGGTTGATAACCACGATAACATGATCTTGCTTGGCTCAATTCAACGCTTGCAATTGATCCAATTGATCGAGAAACACATCGGGAGAGAGAGAAGATTGCAAGTGGCGGCGATCAGACAGAGAGAGGCCGAGGAGCGGGCAAGGGAGGAGGCGGAGCGTAAGGCGGAGGAACGCAAACGTCGCCCCTCCCGCTTTCAAGTTGTCCCCGCCCCTGACGTACTGGGCGTTAAGCAAATGTCGGAGAATCAACTCAATGTTGATAAACCGACGTTTCATCCTGTTTTTGGGTCACAACCCAAAAAATCAATCTTGAAAAAAACCAATTCCTTTACGTTGAAAGGTTTCAGTCCGTTTATTTCTACAAGTCCAGGCTCTACTCCGTACACGACTGTTACGGGCGCTGAAAGTCGGATTCGATTGGCGTTTGAagcgatttttcgaaaatcggCTCAACTTCAAGATGTTGAGAATAATGACAGTTCGCCAGTGTTGAATAGTGCAGGAGGTTCGATGGATAATAAGGTGCAAATTATACCGATGAGTCCGTCAACATCCAAGAAGGTGCAATTG CCCAAGGAGCGCGTGTGCGACATGTCCCCCGAGGACCAGCGCATCTGGGAGGAGGAGCAAATGCAGCTCCCTGTCGACTTTACTTCGTGTCACATCGATCCAGCGCCATTCCAATTGGTGGAGAAAACGTCTCTGCTCAAAGTCCACTCCTTGTTTTCAATGGTGGGGGTAAACCACGCCTATGTGACAGCCATTGGCAAGTTGGTGGGCGTGGTCGGTCTAAAAGACCTTCGTAAAGCCATCGAAGATGCCAATAGTGGTAATCTACCACGTCAAAGTGTCGAAACGAACTCGAATGGTAATGTTGGTACCATTGGTGATAACGGTGATTTGGACAATGAGGCGGCTCAAGCGCTCGTCTCGAAGGTCTAG
- the ClC-a gene encoding chloride channel protein 2 isoform X1, whose translation MTEMSEAHFGEADPESVDKEWEEFAKLVEKRKKRREQSFYPCPPEEDYVSTLMYGRYSRQLGEFAKLEGLRQAEKRRLKEDRARKKELRGYQGKLAKAVSFLWKHTFARLGEDWVFLALLGVIMAVLSFIMDRGISLCNWARIWLYNDLNGQPFAQYAAWVSLPVCLILFSAGFVHLVAPQSIGSGIPEMKTILRGVALKEYLTFRTLVAKVIGLTATLGSGLPLGKEGPFVHIASISATLLSKLVTGFQGIYENENRTTEMLAAACAVGVGSCFAAPVGGVLFSIEVTTVYFAVRNYWRGFFAAVCGATIFRLLAVWFDRADTVTAVFKTSFQMDFPFDPQELFVFALIGAFCGLGGAFYVWMHRQYVMFMRNSKTINSFLQKNRFLYPAIVSLLVSTVSFPLGTGQYFAGDLTTHEQVMDLFSNFTWTTDNLSADQHNVLKHWQTPHTGVFVSLISYVAFTFIFSIICSTIPVPSGSFIPVFKIGAGFGRLVGELMHMWFPSGMRYGGQIATIIPGGYATVGAAAFSGAVTHTISVSVIVFEMTGQISHIIPIMIAVLISNAIASLLAPSIYDSIILIKKLPYLPDLLPSSSGMYKVYVEDFMVRDVRYIFNNMTYDQLKTLLKENRKLQSFPLVDNHDNMILLGSIQRLQLIQLIEKHIGRERRLQVAAIRQREAEERAREEAERKAEERKRRPSRFQVVPAPDVLGVKQMSENQLNVDKPTFHPVFGSQPKKSILKKTNSFTLKGFSPFISTSPGSTPYTTVTGAESRIRLAFEAIFRKSAQLQDVENNDSSPVLNSAGGSMDNKVQIIPMSPSTSKKVQLPKERVCDMSPEDQRIWEEEQMQLPVDFTSCHIDPAPFQLVEKTSLLKVHSLFSMVGVNHAYVTAIGKLVGVVGLKDLRKAIEDANSGNLPRQSVETNSNGNVGTIGDNGDLDNEAAQALVSKV comes from the exons ATGACCGAAATGAGCGAAGCCCATTTCGGGGAAGCCGATCCCGAATCGGTCGATAAAGAATGGGAAGAGTTCGCGAAATTGGTGGAAAAGCGGAAAAAGCGACGGGAGCAGAGCTTCTACCCGTGCCCCCCCGAAGAGGATTACGTCAGCACTTTA ATGTATGGCCGATACAGTCGGCAATTGGGCGAGTTTGCGAAGCTAGAAGGGCTCAGACAGGCCGAAAAGAGGCGACTGAAGGAGGATAGGGCCCGCAAAAAGGAGCTGAGGGGCTATCAAG GAAAGCTCGCCAAGGCCGTGTCGTTCCTATGGAAGCACACTTTCGCGCGCTTGGGCGAGGACTGGGTGTTTTTGGCGCTGTTGGGGGTCATAATGGCCGTGCTCAGCTTTATAATGGATCGGGGGATTTCCCTGTGTAATTGGGCGCGAATTTGGCTTTACAATGATTTAAATGGACAGCCGTTTGCGCAATATGCGGCTTGGGTGTCTTTGCCggtttgtttgattttgtttagtGCTGGGTTTGTGCATTTGGTGGCGCCGCAGTCGATAG GTTCGGGGATTCCCGAAATGAAGACAATCCTCCGCGGCGTCGCCCTCAAAGAATACTTAACGTTCCGTACTCTCGTCGCCAAAGTAATCGGCCTCACCGCCACCCTCGGCAGCGGCCTTCCCCTGGGCAAAGAGGGCCCTTTCGTCCACATCGCCAGCATTTCTGCCACTCTTTTGAGCAAACTCGTGACCGGCTTTCAGGGCATTTACGAAAACGAGAACCGCACCACTGAAATGCTCGCCGCCGCCTGCGCCGTGGGGGTGGGCAGCTGCTTCGCCGCCCCCGTGGGCGGCGTCCTCTTCAGCATCGAGGTCACGACGGTCTACTTCGCCGTCCGCAACTACTGGCGCGGTTTTTTCGCCGCCGTCTGCGGCGCCACCATCTTCCGCCTGTTGGCGGTTTGGTTCGACAGGGCTGACACCGTCACCGCCGTGTTCAAGACCAGCTTCCAGATGGACTTCCCGTTCGACCCTCAGGAGCTGTTCGTTTTCGCCCTGATTGGGGCGTTCTGCGGGCTGGGGGGCGCGTTCTACGTGTGGATGCACCGCCAATACGTCATGTTTATGCGAAATAGCAAAACCATTAATAGTTTCTTGCAGAAAAA TCGTTTCCTGTATCCTGCCATTGTGAGTCTTCTAGTCTCGACTGTTTCGTTTCCGTTAGGGACGGGACAGTATTTTGCGGGCGATTTGACAACGCATGAACAAGTCATGGATTTGTTTAGCAATTTTACGTGGACTACCGATAATTTATCGGCTGATCAGCATAACGTTTTGAAGCATTGGCAAACGCCGCACACTGGGGTCTTCGTCAGCTTGATTTCCTATGTGGCGTTTACG ttCATCTTCAGCATCATCTGCTCCACCATCCCCGTCCCCAGCGGCAGTTTCATCCCCGTTTTTAAAATTGGCGCCGGTTTCGGCCGCCTCGTGGGCGAACTGATGCACATGTGGTTCCCCAGCGGGATGCGCTACGGGGGCCAAATCGCCACCATCATCCCCGGGGGCTACGCCACCGTGGGGGCGGCCGCCTTCAGCGGCGCCGTCACCCACACCATCTCCGTCTCCGTCATAGTTTTCGAAATGACAGGACAAATATCGCACATCATCCCAATCATGATCGCCGTTTTAATATCAAACGCAATCGCTAGTCTTCTAGCCCCCAGCATTTACGACtcgattattttgataaaaaaattgccctATTTGCCCGACCTGTTGCCCAGCAGCAGCGGCATGTACAAAGTGTACGTGGAGGATTTTATGGTGCGTGATGTTCGCTACATTTTCAATAACATGACCTACGACCAATTAAAAACATTGCTGAAGGAGAATCGCAAATTGCAAAGCTTCCCATTGGTTGATAACCACGATAACATGATCTTGCTTGGCTCAATTCAACGCTTGCAATTGATCCAATTGATCGAGAAACACATCGGGAGAGAGAGAAGATTGCAAGTGGCGGCGATCAGACAGAGAGAGGCCGAGGAGCGGGCAAGGGAGGAGGCGGAGCGTAAGGCGGAGGAACGCAAACGTCGCCCCTCCCGCTTTCAAGTTGTCCCCGCCCCTGACGTACTGGGCGTTAAGCAAATGTCGGAGAATCAACTCAATGTTGATAAACCGACGTTTCATCCTGTTTTTGGGTCACAACCCAAAAAATCAATCTTGAAAAAAACCAATTCCTTTACGTTGAAAGGTTTCAGTCCGTTTATTTCTACAAGTCCAGGCTCTACTCCGTACACGACTGTTACGGGCGCTGAAAGTCGGATTCGATTGGCGTTTGAagcgatttttcgaaaatcggCTCAACTTCAAGATGTTGAGAATAATGACAGTTCGCCAGTGTTGAATAGTGCAGGAGGTTCGATGGATAATAAGGTGCAAATTATACCGATGAGTCCGTCAACATCCAAGAAGGTGCAATTG CCCAAGGAGCGCGTGTGCGACATGTCCCCCGAGGACCAGCGCATCTGGGAGGAGGAGCAAATGCAGCTCCCTGTCGACTTTACTTCGTGTCACATCGATCCAGCGCCATTCCAATTGGTGGAGAAAACGTCTCTGCTCAAAGTCCACTCCTTGTTTTCAATGGTGGGGGTAAACCACGCCTATGTGACAGCCATTGGCAAGTTGGTGGGCGTGGTCGGTCTAAAAGACCTTCGTAAAGCCATCGAAGATGCCAATAGTGGTAATCTACCACGTCAAAGTGTCGAAACGAACTCGAATGGTAATGTTGGTACCATTGGTGATAACGGTGATTTGGACAATGAGGCGGCTCAAGCGCTCGTCTCGAAGGTCTAG